A genome region from Acidimicrobiales bacterium includes the following:
- a CDS encoding TlpA disulfide reductase family protein — translation MGEPSEDTEVDAEPEAGRPAAAAPSRGAERWRRVGLVLASLVIATSAALLAASYVADATRDEEPPQITLQPETDLGAGGDLLGANPVGDLAPDAPFERFDGSEGTLADYAGRPLVVNFFAEWCVPCREELPALAEADRRFGDEVAFLGLNVRASAESARAIAAEAGVDYDLANDVEDRLFVGLGGSVMPYTVFIGADGQVLDVHRGAITEDELVETITTELLPG, via the coding sequence GTGGGTGAGCCGAGCGAGGACACCGAGGTCGACGCCGAGCCCGAGGCCGGGCGGCCGGCGGCCGCCGCGCCCTCGCGGGGCGCCGAGCGGTGGCGGCGGGTCGGGCTCGTGCTGGCCTCGCTCGTGATCGCCACGTCGGCCGCCCTGCTCGCCGCCTCCTACGTGGCCGACGCCACCCGGGACGAGGAGCCGCCGCAGATCACCCTCCAGCCCGAGACCGACCTGGGCGCCGGCGGCGACCTCCTCGGCGCCAACCCGGTCGGCGACCTCGCGCCCGACGCCCCGTTCGAGCGCTTCGACGGTTCGGAGGGCACCCTCGCCGACTACGCCGGCCGGCCCCTCGTCGTGAACTTCTTCGCCGAGTGGTGCGTGCCGTGCCGCGAGGAGCTGCCGGCGCTGGCCGAGGCCGACCGCCGCTTCGGCGACGAGGTCGCCTTCCTCGGGCTGAACGTGCGGGCGTCGGCCGAGTCGGCCCGGGCGATCGCCGCCGAGGCCGGCGTGGACTACGACCTGGCCAACGACGTGGAGGACCGTCTGTTCGTCGGCCTCGGGGGGTCGGTGATGCCGTACACGGTGTTCATCGGCGCCGACGGGCAGGTGCTCGACGTGCACCGGGGTGCCATCACCGAGGACGAGCTGGTCGAGACGATCACGACCGAGCTGCTGCCCGGCTGA
- a CDS encoding NYN domain-containing protein translates to MGTVVVDGNNVMGAAADGWWRDRPAAARRLLARLQAYGRASGDRVVLVLDVPQADLPEGDAGGVEVRYPARRGRDAGDERVVDLLDGELAGGEVEVVTSDRALRESATARPGVSVTGAGAFLRRLDDLGC, encoded by the coding sequence GTGGGGACGGTGGTGGTCGACGGCAACAACGTCATGGGCGCGGCGGCCGACGGCTGGTGGCGCGACCGCCCGGCCGCCGCCCGCCGGCTCCTCGCCCGGCTCCAGGCGTACGGGCGGGCGTCGGGCGATCGGGTCGTGCTCGTGCTCGACGTCCCCCAGGCCGACCTGCCCGAGGGCGACGCCGGCGGGGTCGAGGTGCGCTACCCGGCCCGGCGGGGACGCGACGCCGGCGACGAGCGGGTCGTCGACCTGCTCGACGGCGAGCTGGCCGGCGGCGAGGTCGAGGTCGTCACCTCCGACCGGGCCCTGCGGGAGTCGGCGACCGCCCGCCCCGGCGTGTCGGTGACCGGCGCGGGCGCCTTCCTCCGCCGCCTCGACGACCTCGGCTGCTGA
- a CDS encoding ABC transporter ATP-binding protein produces MTSSVRSFIPGRARLDVPSIRGDRAMAAAAEEAVAATAGVTAATASAVTGTVLVQYDPALDWGALHAEIDARLDALDPATARFHPAARGPLQRVLRRSLPDQGSRAGPVLLTVGAHSLNMLQNLVVVTGASVVNGDTPTVLRWLGVTDVRAQLTAITTTGLALTTVEGLVQHRRRRAWQEVARGAEERLRSDVFARLEAQDLAFFHADGTGSLLNVLTADVDSIGALVESTDVLLETALTALVGGSVLLRTSPTLALVAGTAGPLVAYSIRRFGPRTRDAFIRASRPSSRLTQALENILSGIVEVKSFTAEEQEARRVARLSRSVAESGLEAGSAATLQATFTEKVLYLAGATALGYGARLAVSGRVARPTFTRTMYWIPAIVGAVGSTVQLSRTYYRATAGVRQINRVLDAVPAIHSGPAALDPAAVRGELQLEGVSFAYEPPRRVLRDVSLHVPGGTSLGVVGPNGSGKSTLLRLLLRFYEPDAGRILLDGHDVRDLRLADLRASVSLVSQDVYVFDDTLAHNVRYGRPDAGDDEVVAALAAAGASSLLDELPDGLATRLGERGHRLSGGQRQRVALARALLKGAPVLALDEATSHLDYEAEAAFKETLRTTASGRTVVLIAHRLSSVRDLDQIVVLDRGEIREHGSHDELLDQRGLYHRLWQLQRP; encoded by the coding sequence GTGACCTCGAGCGTCCGCTCGTTCATCCCCGGGCGCGCCCGCCTGGACGTGCCCTCCATCCGCGGCGACCGGGCCATGGCGGCCGCCGCCGAGGAGGCCGTCGCCGCGACCGCCGGCGTCACGGCCGCGACGGCGAGCGCCGTCACCGGCACCGTCCTCGTGCAGTACGACCCGGCGCTCGACTGGGGCGCGCTCCACGCCGAGATCGACGCTCGGCTCGACGCCCTCGACCCGGCGACCGCGCGATTCCACCCGGCGGCGCGCGGGCCGCTCCAGCGGGTCCTGCGCCGCTCCCTCCCCGACCAGGGCAGCCGAGCCGGCCCGGTGCTGCTGACCGTCGGCGCCCACTCGCTGAACATGCTCCAGAACCTGGTCGTCGTCACCGGGGCGAGCGTGGTCAACGGCGACACCCCGACCGTCCTGCGCTGGCTCGGCGTCACCGACGTGCGGGCCCAGCTCACCGCCATCACCACCACCGGCCTGGCCCTGACCACCGTCGAGGGGCTGGTCCAGCACCGCCGCCGCCGGGCCTGGCAGGAGGTCGCCCGAGGCGCCGAGGAGCGCCTGCGCTCCGACGTGTTCGCCCGCCTGGAGGCCCAGGACCTCGCCTTCTTCCACGCCGACGGCACCGGCTCGCTGCTCAACGTGCTCACTGCGGACGTCGACAGCATCGGCGCCCTCGTGGAGTCGACCGACGTCCTCCTCGAGACCGCGCTCACCGCGCTGGTCGGCGGCAGCGTGCTGCTGCGCACCTCGCCGACCCTGGCCCTCGTCGCCGGCACGGCCGGGCCGCTGGTCGCCTACTCGATCCGCCGCTTCGGGCCCCGCACCAGGGACGCGTTCATCCGGGCGTCGAGGCCGTCGTCGCGGCTCACCCAGGCCCTCGAGAACATCCTCTCGGGCATCGTCGAGGTGAAGAGCTTCACCGCCGAGGAGCAGGAGGCGAGGCGGGTGGCCAGGCTCAGCCGGTCGGTGGCCGAGTCCGGGCTGGAGGCCGGCTCGGCGGCCACCCTCCAGGCGACGTTCACCGAGAAGGTGCTCTATCTCGCCGGGGCGACGGCCCTCGGCTACGGCGCCCGCCTCGCCGTGTCGGGCCGGGTCGCCCGCCCGACGTTCACGAGGACGATGTACTGGATCCCGGCGATCGTCGGAGCGGTCGGCAGCACCGTGCAGCTGTCCCGCACCTACTACCGGGCGACGGCCGGCGTCCGCCAGATCAACCGCGTGCTCGACGCCGTCCCCGCCATCCACAGCGGCCCGGCTGCGCTCGACCCCGCCGCCGTCCGGGGCGAGCTCCAGCTGGAGGGCGTGTCCTTCGCCTACGAGCCGCCCCGGCGCGTGCTCCGGGACGTCTCGCTGCACGTGCCCGGCGGTACCAGCCTCGGCGTCGTGGGCCCCAACGGCTCGGGCAAGAGCACCCTGCTCCGCCTGCTGCTGCGCTTCTACGAGCCCGACGCCGGCCGCATCCTCCTCGACGGCCACGACGTCCGCGACCTGCGCCTCGCCGACCTGCGGGCCTCGGTCTCGCTCGTCAGCCAGGACGTCTACGTCTTCGACGACACCCTCGCCCACAACGTCCGCTACGGCCGGCCCGACGCCGGCGACGACGAGGTGGTCGCCGCGCTCGCCGCGGCCGGCGCCTCGTCGCTCCTCGACGAGCTCCCCGACGGGCTCGCCACCCGCCTCGGCGAGCGCGGCCACCGCCTGTCCGGCGGCCAGCGCCAGCGGGTCGCCCTGGCCCGCGCCCTGCTGAAGGGCGCGCCGGTCCTCGCCCTCGACGAGGCGACCTCCCACCTCGACTACGAGGCCGAAGCGGCGTTCAAGGAGACGCTGCGGACGACGGCGTCCGGGCGGACGGTCGTGCTCATCGCCCACCGCCTGTCGAGCGTTCGGGACCTCGACCAGATCGTCGTGCTCGACCGGGGCGAGATCCGCGAGCACGGGTCCCACGACGAGCTGCTCGACCAGCGCGGCCTCTACCACCGCCTCTGGCAGCTCCAGCGGCCCTGA
- a CDS encoding cytochrome P450 has translation MDGSPSGRPDPAALLTVDGHADPYPIYRELRAAAPVCRVELPDGRWSWLVTRHADVVDVLSSDRFASDPASVDGHRSPGHDVPLGRLLTTTDPPEHTRLRATVRRAFTPAAVEALRPRVTALAEELAAAIEGRGPVDLLTEYAFPLPIVVVAEMLGLPAEDRDLFREWSRVVIDGDFPMPPEEVERRARVANEEIVDYLHGVFAAKRARPDDGLVSDLLGSDLTPDELVGMVWLLLADGYESVACTIGSGVVALLRHPDQLARLRADPSLVGPAVEELLRYECPAATLHRHAVEDVDLDGCRVAKGDLVTVVLSSANRDEAVFDDPDRLDVGRSGNRHVAFGRGVHFCIGAALARMECQIGIGTLVRRLPRLRLAVPAEELTWRPSLILRGLRSLPVEA, from the coding sequence TTGGATGGCTCTCCGAGCGGGCGACCGGACCCGGCCGCGCTCCTCACCGTCGACGGCCACGCCGACCCGTACCCGATCTACCGGGAGCTGCGGGCGGCGGCGCCGGTGTGCCGCGTGGAGCTCCCCGACGGGCGGTGGTCGTGGCTCGTCACCCGGCACGCGGACGTCGTCGACGTGCTGTCGAGCGACCGCTTCGCCAGCGACCCGGCCTCGGTCGACGGCCACCGGTCGCCCGGCCACGACGTCCCCCTCGGCCGCCTGCTCACCACCACCGACCCGCCCGAGCACACCCGCCTGCGGGCGACCGTGCGGCGGGCGTTCACGCCGGCCGCCGTCGAGGCGCTGCGGCCGCGCGTCACCGCCCTGGCCGAGGAGCTGGCCGCCGCCATCGAGGGCCGGGGGCCGGTCGACCTCCTGACCGAGTACGCCTTCCCGCTGCCCATCGTGGTCGTCGCCGAGATGCTCGGGCTGCCGGCCGAGGACCGCGACCTGTTCCGCGAGTGGTCGCGGGTGGTCATCGACGGGGACTTCCCCATGCCGCCCGAGGAGGTCGAGCGCCGGGCCCGGGTGGCCAACGAGGAGATCGTCGACTACCTCCACGGCGTGTTCGCGGCCAAGCGGGCTCGGCCCGACGACGGCCTCGTGAGCGACCTGCTGGGCAGCGACCTGACCCCCGACGAGCTGGTCGGCATGGTGTGGCTGCTGCTCGCGGACGGCTACGAGTCGGTGGCGTGCACGATCGGCAGCGGCGTGGTCGCCCTGCTCCGCCACCCCGACCAGCTGGCCCGCCTGCGGGCCGACCCGTCGCTCGTCGGCCCGGCGGTCGAGGAGCTGCTGCGCTACGAGTGCCCGGCGGCCACCCTGCACCGCCACGCCGTGGAGGACGTCGACCTCGACGGCTGCCGGGTGGCGAAGGGCGACCTCGTCACGGTGGTGCTGAGCTCGGCCAACCGGGACGAGGCGGTGTTCGACGACCCCGACCGGCTCGACGTGGGCCGCTCCGGCAACCGGCACGTCGCCTTCGGCCGGGGCGTCCACTTCTGCATCGGGGCCGCCCTCGCCCGCATGGAGTGCCAGATCGGGATCGGCACGCTGGTGCGCCGACTCCCCCGGCTGCGCCTGGCCGTGCCCGCCGAGGAGCTGACGTGGCGGCCCAGCCTCATCCTGCGGGGCCTGCGGTCGCTCCCGGTGGAGGCCTGA